From the genome of Kaistella daneshvariae, one region includes:
- a CDS encoding superoxide dismutase family protein, which yields MKITTLSTLFCGAVIAVSCTTTKSYVINSKSGTNTQGTAKFKQVGSKVQMDFNVYKLTPGIHAVHIHEKGDCSATDASSAGGHWNPTSDMHGRWGNDEHHMGDIGNLVADKDGTARLTFSTDKWCIGCADPNENIIGKSIVIHADKDDFKTQPTGNAGGRVGCVEIK from the coding sequence ATGAAAATCACAACGCTTTCTACGTTATTTTGTGGTGCCGTTATCGCGGTTTCGTGTACTACAACTAAATCTTACGTTATCAATTCCAAAAGCGGAACAAACACGCAGGGAACGGCGAAATTTAAACAGGTAGGTTCAAAAGTGCAGATGGATTTCAATGTTTATAAGCTTACACCGGGAATCCATGCTGTGCACATTCACGAAAAAGGCGATTGCTCAGCAACCGACGCCAGCTCAGCAGGCGGACACTGGAATCCAACTTCTGATATGCACGGCAGATGGGGTAATGACGAACACCACATGGGTGACATCGGAAATTTAGTTGCTGATAAAGACGGAACTGCGAGACTAACTTTCAGCACTGATAAATGGTGTATAGGCTGCGCAGACCCAAATGAAAACATCATTGGAAAATCCATTGTAATTCACGCCGATAAAGATGATTTCAAAACTCAACCAACCGGAAATGCTGGTGGAAGAGTAGGATGTGTTGAAATTAAATAA
- the mnmA gene encoding tRNA 2-thiouridine(34) synthase MnmA, protein MKIVVGLSGGVDSSVAAYLLQKQGHEVVALFMRNWNDASVTLEEECPWIEDSNDALMVAQKLGIPFQVIDMSELYKEKIVDYMFDEYKNGRTPNPDVLCNREVKFDVFMKTALSLGAEKVATGHYARVNSTFDENGKEIFHLLAGKDDNKDQSYFLCQLSQEQLSRSLFPIGELTKPEVREIAREMGLVTAEKKDSQGLCFIGKVSLPTFLQQQLEPKEGEIVEIFKNFDGYNREIPEFSSKLEELKFLAEKIKYEKSDGKVIGKHPGAHYFTIGQSKGLGIGGHVESCFMISRDIEKNLIFVGEGKNFPGLFRKALKIENSEIHWVREDLQLHNGESMKVKARIRYRQPLEEATLYQFEEGLFIEFENPQSAIAEGQFAAWYRDEELLGSGVIS, encoded by the coding sequence ATGAAAATTGTAGTAGGCCTTTCCGGCGGTGTAGATTCCAGCGTTGCAGCGTATTTGCTGCAAAAACAAGGTCATGAGGTGGTGGCACTTTTTATGCGGAACTGGAATGATGCGTCGGTGACTTTGGAGGAAGAATGTCCGTGGATTGAGGACAGTAATGATGCTTTAATGGTGGCACAAAAGCTGGGAATCCCGTTCCAGGTCATCGATATGAGCGAGCTTTATAAGGAGAAAATCGTGGATTATATGTTCGACGAATATAAAAACGGACGAACGCCAAATCCCGATGTTTTATGTAACCGCGAAGTGAAGTTTGATGTCTTTATGAAAACTGCCTTATCGCTTGGCGCTGAGAAAGTTGCAACAGGACATTATGCGCGCGTGAACTCTACTTTTGATGAAAATGGAAAAGAGATTTTTCACCTTTTAGCGGGTAAAGATGATAATAAAGATCAGTCCTATTTTCTTTGCCAATTGAGCCAGGAGCAGCTGTCGCGCTCGCTTTTTCCCATTGGTGAGCTGACAAAACCTGAAGTGCGCGAAATTGCGCGGGAAATGGGATTGGTAACTGCGGAGAAAAAAGATTCGCAAGGTTTGTGTTTCATCGGGAAAGTGAGTTTACCGACATTTTTGCAGCAACAGCTGGAACCGAAAGAAGGTGAAATCGTAGAGATTTTCAAAAATTTTGACGGCTATAACCGTGAAATTCCGGAATTTTCCTCAAAACTTGAAGAATTAAAGTTTTTAGCTGAAAAAATAAAGTACGAAAAATCTGATGGTAAAGTGATCGGAAAGCATCCGGGCGCGCACTATTTCACCATTGGGCAAAGCAAAGGTTTAGGCATCGGCGGACACGTGGAATCTTGTTTTATGATTTCGCGCGACATCGAGAAAAACCTCATCTTCGTTGGTGAAGGCAAAAATTTCCCGGGACTTTTCCGCAAAGCATTAAAAATAGAAAATTCTGAAATCCATTGGGTTCGTGAAGATTTGCAATTGCACAACGGCGAATCGATGAAAGTAAAAGCGCGCATCCGTTACCGACAACCTTTGGAAGAAGCCACGCTTTATCAGTTTGAGGAAGGCTTATTCATTGAGTTTGAAAATCCGCAATCTGCCATTGCAGAAGGTCAATTTGCCGCGTGGTATCGTGATGAAGAATTGCTGGGAAGTGGCGTGATTTCGTAA
- a CDS encoding NmrA family NAD(P)-binding protein, protein MPEKTIIVAGGTGNLGGRIIKALLKKEVEVRVLVRSGSNKEKIAALEQLGAKIFTVDMNSEQEIAEVCKGATCVVSALAGLEDVIIETQKILLNAAIAAGVPRFIPSDYSLDFTKFKDGENRNLDLRRQFHHYLDSTSIAATSIFNFTFMDMLTNEIPMIIFRKRWVLYWGNAAHKISFTTIDDTAHYTANVAVDDSSPRYLRITGDQISPREIRETLNNLSGEKFRLIRTGGLGLLSTLTKITRLFSPSKDELYPAWQGMQYMRNMMDKRADLQTTDNDRYPNMKWTKVRDLLFNYLKNNQ, encoded by the coding sequence ATGCCTGAAAAAACAATAATCGTCGCGGGGGGAACCGGAAATCTTGGGGGAAGAATCATCAAGGCTTTACTCAAAAAAGAAGTTGAAGTTCGTGTTCTCGTTCGTTCCGGTAGCAACAAGGAAAAAATCGCTGCACTGGAGCAGTTGGGCGCGAAAATTTTTACGGTTGACATGAACAGCGAACAGGAAATCGCCGAAGTCTGTAAAGGTGCAACCTGCGTTGTTTCTGCATTGGCCGGACTAGAGGATGTGATTATTGAAACCCAGAAAATTTTATTAAACGCAGCTATTGCGGCGGGAGTTCCGCGATTTATTCCGTCGGATTATTCTTTGGATTTTACAAAATTTAAGGATGGCGAAAACAGAAATTTGGATTTAAGAAGGCAATTCCACCACTATCTGGATTCCACTTCCATTGCCGCGACGAGCATTTTCAACTTTACATTTATGGATATGCTGACGAACGAAATCCCGATGATTATCTTCAGGAAAAGATGGGTTTTGTATTGGGGAAATGCAGCTCATAAAATAAGTTTTACCACGATTGACGACACCGCACATTACACGGCAAATGTTGCTGTTGATGACTCTTCGCCGCGGTATTTAAGAATTACGGGTGATCAAATAAGTCCCAGGGAAATTAGAGAAACTCTGAATAATTTGAGCGGAGAAAAATTTCGCTTGATCAGAACGGGCGGATTGGGTTTATTAAGCACGCTTACTAAGATCACGAGGTTATTTTCGCCCTCAAAAGATGAACTTTATCCAGCGTGGCAAGGAATGCAATACATGCGAAATATGATGGATAAACGCGCGGATTTACAAACAACCGATAACGACCGCTATCCCAATATGAAGTGGACGAAAGTGCGCGATCTTCTTTTTAATTATTTGAAGAATAATCAATAA
- a CDS encoding beta-1,6-N-acetylglucosaminyltransferase, with translation MKHAILITAYKDFQQLADLVEEFPAADYNVYIHIDKKSNVEEKVISNLLSNENVKCVERKYVINWGGLNHLNAFLHLSRIALQDAENIYFHAITAQDFPLKNTKYFNQLLLSQDGDQKGYMEFFPLSTSQWKNGGMDRLEYYYLNTYFNHFTKIGGAIIKRAVDIQKKFHIKREVQFKEKLYGGATYWTLPRNILQYVIDFTEKKPDIYRRLRNVMVAEEFYFQTVLMNSVHANNMINDSLRFMDWEHGNDYGPAFLTIANYEEIINSNKLFARKIATDQQQLIAKLRINKDSRS, from the coding sequence ATGAAACATGCTATACTGATTACCGCGTACAAAGATTTTCAGCAGCTGGCCGATCTGGTTGAGGAATTTCCGGCTGCAGATTACAATGTCTACATTCATATCGACAAAAAAAGCAATGTTGAGGAAAAAGTCATTTCAAACCTTTTGAGTAATGAAAATGTGAAATGCGTAGAGAGGAAATATGTGATCAATTGGGGTGGTCTCAACCATCTGAATGCGTTTTTGCACCTTTCAAGAATTGCGCTTCAGGACGCGGAAAACATTTACTTCCATGCTATTACTGCGCAGGATTTTCCGTTGAAAAACACCAAGTATTTCAATCAATTATTGCTCTCACAAGACGGCGACCAAAAAGGTTATATGGAATTCTTTCCTTTGTCCACGTCACAATGGAAAAATGGCGGAATGGACAGGCTGGAATATTATTATTTGAACACCTATTTTAACCACTTCACCAAAATTGGGGGAGCAATTATCAAGCGCGCAGTAGATATTCAGAAGAAATTTCACATAAAGCGCGAAGTTCAATTCAAAGAAAAATTATACGGCGGTGCCACCTATTGGACCTTGCCGCGCAATATTCTGCAGTATGTCATCGATTTTACTGAGAAAAAACCTGACATCTACCGGCGTTTGCGCAACGTCATGGTCGCCGAAGAGTTTTATTTTCAGACGGTACTGATGAATTCAGTTCACGCTAACAATATGATTAATGATTCGCTGCGCTTTATGGACTGGGAGCACGGAAATGATTATGGACCGGCTTTTTTAACCATCGCGAATTACGAAGAAATTATCAACAGTAACAAATTATTCGCACGGAAAATAGCAACAGATCAGCAGCAGTTGATTGCGAAACTTAGAATTAATAAAGATTCAAGGTCATAA
- a CDS encoding acyltransferase, translating to MNTVQKIVFKLKVKMYKNVIIHRNTAFERHKSSKILAENGLLEINKKWSKNDPFPSLFVLSENAKVNVLGRFEIYSGARIYVNKNAVLNLGGGYINNDLNLSCFERIDIGHGVAISENVTIRDSDNHEILNDNHQPTKPIKIGNRVWIGANVTILKGVTIGDGSIIAAGSLVNRDIPANSLAGGVPAKVLKTNIEWK from the coding sequence ATGAATACTGTACAAAAAATCGTTTTTAAGCTTAAGGTCAAAATGTATAAAAACGTGATCATTCATAGAAACACGGCTTTTGAAAGGCATAAATCATCTAAAATACTTGCTGAAAACGGTCTTTTGGAAATTAATAAAAAATGGTCAAAGAACGATCCCTTTCCTTCGCTTTTTGTTTTAAGCGAAAACGCAAAGGTGAATGTTCTGGGGCGCTTTGAGATTTATTCCGGAGCCCGGATTTATGTCAATAAAAATGCGGTTTTGAACTTAGGTGGCGGCTATATCAACAACGATTTAAACTTATCTTGTTTCGAGCGTATTGATATTGGTCACGGAGTTGCCATTTCCGAGAATGTAACAATCAGGGATTCAGACAACCATGAAATTCTAAATGATAACCACCAACCGACAAAACCCATTAAAATCGGAAACCGCGTTTGGATCGGTGCCAACGTCACGATATTGAAAGGTGTAACTATTGGTGACGGTTCCATCATTGCGGCAGGTTCGCTCGTAAATAGGGATATTCCGGCTAACAGCTTAGCGGGCGGCGTACCTGCAAAAGTTTTAAAAACCAATATCGAATGGAAATAA
- a CDS encoding endonuclease/exonuclease/phosphatase family protein, protein MQLVFYIFSAITIIASILPFISHQHWIFRIWEFARIQIVVLQFLTLLFGLIFFADKSTFFWIIILLHIGLIANHAIILVPYTTLYRKNPAKNTRPPDDLVSVISVNVYQFNEDYEKLIALVKEVEPDILLTMETNQAWENALTVLEDQYPNSKKVALENTYGIHFYTKLKVEDIKVNYFVADDLPSIEATLFTTSGQKFTFFGVHPPPPSPTEEETAKERDGELLTIGKKVRGMDEPVVVAGDFNNVAWARSSILFRKTSELIDPRIGRGFVSTYHAKYRFLRFPIDLFFHSTNIFIKDFKTLRNIGSDHLPLFCSFFINPHNKLQEKEIETLEKEDLPLIEEMIEEGVNEQSQRPAVVTG, encoded by the coding sequence ATGCAGCTTGTATTCTATATCTTTTCCGCGATTACCATTATCGCCAGCATTTTACCGTTCATCAGCCATCAGCACTGGATTTTCCGGATTTGGGAATTTGCGCGGATACAAATTGTCGTACTTCAGTTTCTTACCCTTTTATTTGGACTGATTTTTTTCGCCGATAAAAGCACGTTTTTTTGGATAATTATTCTGCTCCACATCGGGCTCATCGCAAATCATGCGATCATTTTGGTGCCATATACCACGTTGTACCGAAAAAATCCCGCTAAAAATACAAGACCGCCTGACGACTTGGTTTCCGTGATTTCGGTGAATGTTTACCAGTTTAACGAAGATTATGAGAAGCTGATCGCACTGGTAAAGGAGGTGGAGCCGGACATTCTGCTCACCATGGAAACAAATCAGGCCTGGGAAAATGCACTGACAGTGCTTGAAGACCAATACCCAAATTCCAAAAAAGTTGCTTTGGAAAATACCTACGGAATTCACTTTTACACCAAACTGAAAGTTGAAGATATCAAAGTAAACTATTTCGTCGCCGATGATTTACCAAGCATTGAAGCGACTTTATTTACCACAAGCGGCCAGAAATTTACCTTTTTTGGTGTTCATCCGCCACCGCCGAGCCCGACAGAAGAAGAAACCGCAAAAGAACGCGATGGTGAACTGCTTACCATCGGCAAAAAAGTGCGAGGTATGGACGAACCTGTGGTTGTTGCAGGCGATTTCAATAATGTGGCATGGGCGCGTTCCTCAATTCTGTTCCGGAAAACTTCGGAGTTGATCGATCCCAGGATTGGGCGCGGCTTCGTGTCTACTTACCACGCAAAATACCGGTTTTTACGTTTTCCAATTGATTTGTTTTTTCACTCGACCAATATTTTCATTAAAGATTTTAAAACTTTAAGGAATATCGGCAGCGATCATTTGCCGCTTTTCTGCAGTTTTTTCATCAATCCACACAATAAACTTCAGGAAAAAGAAATCGAAACGCTTGAAAAAGAAGACTTACCGTTAATCGAAGAAATGATTGAAGAAGGCGTAAATGAACAGAGTCAACGACCGGCAGTGGTAACCGGCTAA
- a CDS encoding LytR/AlgR family response regulator transcription factor produces the protein MNVKKISTVIIEDEKPAARKLQRLLSDFVDVEIVTVLHSVEDGLEFFEKNPAPQLIFSDIVLGDGLSFDIFEKFPVKSFFIYTTAFDQYTLKAFKLNSIDYLLKPIMPADLAQAIEKYKSFLPADSSYNTQEIKTLIKEDKQKLSRILVKIGYNLKIIQTAEVICFFSENKIVYLQTLERTFPTDFTLDELQEVLDLQKFYRVNRQFIVNSDFIKNIYTSPVFKVELLAQPDEEITVSRDRVREFKDWLAK, from the coding sequence ATGAACGTGAAAAAAATTAGCACCGTCATCATCGAAGATGAAAAACCCGCCGCGCGGAAACTGCAAAGACTTTTAAGCGATTTTGTTGATGTAGAAATAGTTACAGTCTTGCATTCGGTGGAAGATGGTTTAGAATTTTTTGAAAAAAATCCGGCTCCGCAGCTCATTTTTTCGGATATTGTTCTAGGTGATGGACTGTCTTTTGACATTTTTGAAAAATTTCCCGTTAAAAGCTTCTTTATTTATACCACGGCCTTTGACCAATATACCTTGAAGGCTTTTAAGCTCAATTCGATTGATTATCTTTTAAAGCCAATAATGCCGGCAGATTTAGCACAAGCGATTGAAAAATATAAAAGTTTCTTACCTGCCGACAGCAGCTACAATACGCAGGAAATCAAAACGTTAATTAAAGAAGATAAGCAGAAACTTTCGCGGATTTTGGTAAAAATCGGGTATAATTTGAAAATCATTCAGACTGCTGAGGTCATCTGCTTTTTCAGCGAGAACAAGATTGTTTATTTGCAAACGCTGGAGCGGACTTTCCCGACCGATTTTACTTTGGATGAGCTTCAGGAAGTTCTGGACCTTCAGAAATTTTACCGGGTAAACAGGCAATTTATTGTGAATTCCGATTTCATCAAAAACATCTATACCTCGCCCGTCTTTAAGGTCGAACTCCTCGCGCAACCTGATGAAGAAATCACGGTCAGTCGCGACCGCGTGCGGGAATTTAAAGATTGGCTGGCTAAATAA
- a CDS encoding 2TM domain-containing protein, whose protein sequence is METSNTTHNKYLEAKKRVKRIKGFYTHLFVYICVNLFIIYLNYSQLKPGETYFQWQNFLTLFFWGIGLLAHGLSVFLPNFILGKNWEEQKIRELMEKNK, encoded by the coding sequence ATGGAAACATCTAATACTACTCATAATAAGTATCTTGAGGCCAAGAAAAGAGTTAAGCGAATTAAGGGATTTTATACTCATTTATTCGTGTATATCTGCGTAAATTTATTTATCATTTACCTGAATTATTCACAACTGAAACCGGGAGAAACCTATTTTCAATGGCAAAATTTCCTAACATTATTTTTCTGGGGAATTGGTTTGCTCGCGCACGGTTTAAGCGTTTTCCTACCGAATTTTATTTTAGGTAAAAACTGGGAAGAGCAAAAAATCCGGGAATTAATGGAGAAAAATAAATAG
- a CDS encoding 2TM domain-containing protein: protein MQRKSLVTIAWISFFIGSILFVFFNSEKTVENYLTVLFISALYTFTIATGNGVINDYLNQKFSWVEDTKNRLIWGIISTLVVNVILVLFCNYVNFILIQKLDFAEFFTGKLALFNWIILNITLLISAILHAREFMEAWKKSTRQEVVQQKLIAKSANAQFESLKNQLDPHFLFNSLNVLSSLIDENPEQAQNFTASMSKIYRYVLEQKDKELVTVQEEIDFARIYCDLLKTRFEDSVSFEFNVNPAELKFYVVPLSLQLLLENCIKHNFATSGKPLHIKIYAEENHLIVENNLQQREQVKKAAGIGLSNIVQRYSLLTKKNVFIEKSPTFFKVKIPLLTEKITAMTTSQSSQESKAYERAAKRVKELKGFYGNLLSYCLVIPFLIFVNLYTAPQYHWFWWPVLGWGIGLTSHALQVFGIGRSWEEKQIQKILDKEK, encoded by the coding sequence ATGCAAAGAAAAAGTTTAGTTACCATCGCCTGGATTTCCTTTTTTATTGGGAGCATTTTGTTCGTTTTTTTCAATTCTGAAAAAACTGTGGAAAACTATTTGACGGTGCTTTTCATCTCCGCGCTGTACACCTTCACCATTGCTACAGGAAACGGTGTAATTAATGATTATTTGAACCAAAAATTTTCTTGGGTGGAAGACACGAAAAACCGCCTGATTTGGGGAATAATTTCCACCTTGGTGGTGAATGTGATTTTGGTCTTGTTCTGCAATTATGTAAATTTCATCTTAATTCAGAAATTGGACTTCGCGGAATTTTTTACCGGTAAACTGGCACTTTTTAACTGGATTATCTTGAACATCACTTTGCTGATTTCCGCCATTCTCCATGCCCGGGAGTTCATGGAAGCCTGGAAAAAATCGACGCGGCAGGAAGTGGTGCAACAAAAGTTAATTGCAAAATCTGCCAATGCCCAGTTTGAGAGTTTGAAAAACCAGCTGGATCCGCATTTTCTCTTCAATTCTTTAAATGTTTTAAGTTCATTAATTGATGAAAACCCCGAGCAGGCTCAGAATTTTACCGCTTCAATGTCTAAAATTTACCGATATGTCTTGGAGCAAAAAGACAAAGAATTGGTTACGGTTCAGGAAGAAATAGATTTTGCCCGGATTTACTGCGACCTGCTGAAAACCCGTTTTGAAGACAGCGTCAGCTTCGAGTTCAACGTAAATCCTGCGGAGCTGAAATTTTATGTGGTGCCGCTTTCTTTGCAGCTGCTTTTGGAAAACTGCATCAAGCATAATTTCGCGACTTCCGGAAAACCTTTACACATTAAGATTTATGCAGAAGAAAATCATCTTATCGTTGAAAACAATCTACAGCAACGAGAACAGGTGAAAAAAGCAGCGGGAATTGGACTTTCAAATATCGTTCAGCGTTATTCACTTCTGACCAAAAAAAATGTTTTCATCGAAAAATCACCCACTTTTTTCAAAGTAAAAATACCTTTATTAACCGAAAAAATTACTGCAATGACGACATCACAATCATCCCAAGAATCAAAGGCTTATGAAAGAGCTGCAAAAAGAGTAAAAGAATTGAAAGGTTTCTACGGAAATCTCCTCTCTTACTGTTTGGTCATCCCTTTTTTAATTTTTGTAAACCTATATACAGCGCCTCAATATCACTGGTTTTGGTGGCCAGTGCTGGGCTGGGGAATAGGTTTGACCTCTCATGCCCTTCAGGTCTTTGGAATTGGCCGGAGCTGGGAAGAAAAACAGATTCAGAAAATTTTGGACAAAGAAAAATAA